Proteins encoded within one genomic window of Canis lupus familiaris isolate Mischka breed German Shepherd chromosome 12, alternate assembly UU_Cfam_GSD_1.0, whole genome shotgun sequence:
- the PPIL6 gene encoding probable inactive peptidyl-prolyl cis-trans isomerase-like 6 isoform X9, which yields MASPPPCLPRSAPCRSPPPPEPPLRVKVVGLFTSSSFQRAKSAAESLKSNYPSTFEDPIIVPLQEFAWDQYLQEKKREFKNEIWEYSSYVMCFVNDQLLGDAADLQKWAHKMWDIVDVKPPELYEALTVDYSAKYLRDTKHDFVFLDISIDFHPIGRLIFELYSDACPKTCRNFQVLCTGKVGYSQSGIKLHYVGSVIHRVVPNGWIQGGDIAYGKGDDGESIYGPTFEGS from the exons ATGGCCAGCCCGCCGCCGTGCCTGCCGAGGTCGGCCCCGTgccgctcgccgccgccgcccgagccgCCGCTGCGGGTGAAGGTCGTGGGGCTCTTCACGAGCTCCAGCTTCCAGAGGGCGAAGAGCGCCGCTGAG AGTCTGAAGAGTAATTATCCATCCACATTTGAAGATCCTATAATAGTTCCTCTTCAAGAATTTGCATGGGATCAATATctacaggagaaaaaaagg GAGTTCAAGAATGAAATTTGGGAATATTCTTCCTATGTGATGTGTTTTGTTAACGATCAGCTCCTGGGTGACGCAGCTGATCTTCAGAAATGGGCTCACAAGATGTGGGATATAGTTGACGTTAAGCCCCCTGAACTATATGAGGCGCTTACTGTGGATTATTCTGCTAAATACTTAAGAGATACCAAG CATGATTTTGTGTTCTTGGACATTTCTATTGATTTTCATCCAATTGGAAGACTGATTTTTGAG CTATACTCTGACGCATGTCCCAAAACGTGTAGAAACTTTCAGGTCTTATGCACAGGAAAAGTGGGGTATTCTCAAAGTGGCATCAAGCTACATTACGTAGGTTCAGTTATTCATCGAGTAGTACCAAATGGTTGGATACAAGGAGGAG
- the SMPD2 gene encoding sphingomyelin phosphodiesterase 2 isoform X1, which produces MKPNFSLRLRIFNLNCWGIPYLSKHRGDRMKRLGDLLNMESFDLALLEEVWSEQDFQRLRQKLLPAYPAAHYFRSGVIGSGLCVFSKHPIQEFTQHVYTLNGYPYMIHHGDWFCGKAVGLLVLHLSGLVLNAYVTHLHAEYNRQKDVYLTHRVAQAWELAQFIHHTSKKADVVLLCGDLNLHPKDLGCRLLKECTGLHDAYHETRDFKGSEEGCTMVPENCYVSQRELEPFPFGIRIDYVLYKAVSGFYISCKTLRTTTGHDPHSGTPLSDHEALMATLCVRHSPPQHTPDPTQGPAERSRLISVLKEAWTELDLGVAQARWWATFAGYVIGLGLLLLALLCALAAGGGVREVAILLWTPSVGVLLGAGAVYLFHMQEAKGLSRARAELQHVLGRAREAQDLGLESQPALLLGQQEGDGAEEQ; this is translated from the exons ATGAAGCCCAACTTCTCCCTGCGCCTCAGGATCTTTAACCTCAACTGCTG GGGCATCCCCTACCTCAGCAAGCACCGCGGCGACCGCATGAAGCGCCTGGGAGACCTTCTGAACATGGAGAGCTTCGACCTGGCCCTGCtggaggag GTGTGGAGCGAGCAGGACTTCCAGCGCCTGAGGCAGAAGCTGCTGCCCGCCTACCCCGCCGCGCACTACTTCCGGAG CGGCGTCATTGGCAGCGGTCTGTGCGTGTTCTCCAAGCATCCGATCCAGGAATTCACGCAGCACGTCTACACCCTCAATGGGTACCCCTACATG ATCCACCATGGAGACTGGTTCTGCGGGAAGGCCGTGGGGCTGCTGGTGCTGCACCTGAGCGGACTGGTGCTCAACGCCTACGTGACCCAC CTCCATGCCGAGTACAATCGCCAGAAGGACGTCTACCTCACACACCGCGTGGCCCAAGCTTGGGAACTGGCCCAGTTCATCCA CCACACATCCAAGAAGGCCGACGTGGTTCTGCTGTGTGGGGACCTCAACCTGCACCCGAAGGACCTGGGCTGCCGCCTGCTGAAGGAGTGCACGGGCCTGCATGATGCCTACCACGAGACCCGGGACTTCAAG GGCTCTGAAGAAGGCTGCACGATGGTACCTGAGAACTGCTACGTCAGCCAGCGGGAGCTGGAGCCATTTCCCTTTGGCATCCGCATTGACTATGTGCTGTATAAG GCGGTTTCTGGGTTCTACATCTCCTGTAAGACTCTTAGGACCACTACAGGCCACGATCCTCACAGTGGCACCCCCCTCTCTGATCACGAAGCCCTGATGGCTACTCTGTGTGTGAGACACAGCCCCCCGCAGCACACCCCCGACCCTACTCAGG GACCAGCAGAAAGGTCGAGGTTGATCAGCGTATTAAAGGAGGCCTGGACAGAGCTGGACCTGGGCGTGGCTCAAGCTCGGTGGTGGGCCACCTTCGCTGGTTACGTGATTGGCCTAGGGCTGCTTCTGCTGGCACTGCTGTGTGCCTTGGCAGCTGGAGGAGGGGTCAGGGAAGTTGCCATACTCCTCTGGACCCCCAGCGTGGGAGTGCTGCTGGGGGCGGGTGCAGTCTACCTCTTCCACATGCAGGAGGCCAAGGGCTTATCGAGGGCTCGCGCTGAGCTCCAGCACGTGCTGGGAAGGGCAAGGGAGGCTCAGGATCTGGGCCTGGAGTCTCAGCCAGCCCTGctcctggggcagcaggagggggacGGAGCTGAGGAACAATAA
- the SMPD2 gene encoding sphingomyelin phosphodiesterase 2 isoform X2 yields MKPNFSLRLRIFNLNCWGIPYLSKHRGDRMKRLGDLLNMESFDLALLEEVWSEQDFQRLRQKLLPAYPAAHYFRSGVIGSGLCVFSKHPIQEFTQHVYTLNGYPYMLHAEYNRQKDVYLTHRVAQAWELAQFIHHTSKKADVVLLCGDLNLHPKDLGCRLLKECTGLHDAYHETRDFKGSEEGCTMVPENCYVSQRELEPFPFGIRIDYVLYKAVSGFYISCKTLRTTTGHDPHSGTPLSDHEALMATLCVRHSPPQHTPDPTQGPAERSRLISVLKEAWTELDLGVAQARWWATFAGYVIGLGLLLLALLCALAAGGGVREVAILLWTPSVGVLLGAGAVYLFHMQEAKGLSRARAELQHVLGRAREAQDLGLESQPALLLGQQEGDGAEEQ; encoded by the exons ATGAAGCCCAACTTCTCCCTGCGCCTCAGGATCTTTAACCTCAACTGCTG GGGCATCCCCTACCTCAGCAAGCACCGCGGCGACCGCATGAAGCGCCTGGGAGACCTTCTGAACATGGAGAGCTTCGACCTGGCCCTGCtggaggag GTGTGGAGCGAGCAGGACTTCCAGCGCCTGAGGCAGAAGCTGCTGCCCGCCTACCCCGCCGCGCACTACTTCCGGAG CGGCGTCATTGGCAGCGGTCTGTGCGTGTTCTCCAAGCATCCGATCCAGGAATTCACGCAGCACGTCTACACCCTCAATGGGTACCCCTACATG CTCCATGCCGAGTACAATCGCCAGAAGGACGTCTACCTCACACACCGCGTGGCCCAAGCTTGGGAACTGGCCCAGTTCATCCA CCACACATCCAAGAAGGCCGACGTGGTTCTGCTGTGTGGGGACCTCAACCTGCACCCGAAGGACCTGGGCTGCCGCCTGCTGAAGGAGTGCACGGGCCTGCATGATGCCTACCACGAGACCCGGGACTTCAAG GGCTCTGAAGAAGGCTGCACGATGGTACCTGAGAACTGCTACGTCAGCCAGCGGGAGCTGGAGCCATTTCCCTTTGGCATCCGCATTGACTATGTGCTGTATAAG GCGGTTTCTGGGTTCTACATCTCCTGTAAGACTCTTAGGACCACTACAGGCCACGATCCTCACAGTGGCACCCCCCTCTCTGATCACGAAGCCCTGATGGCTACTCTGTGTGTGAGACACAGCCCCCCGCAGCACACCCCCGACCCTACTCAGG GACCAGCAGAAAGGTCGAGGTTGATCAGCGTATTAAAGGAGGCCTGGACAGAGCTGGACCTGGGCGTGGCTCAAGCTCGGTGGTGGGCCACCTTCGCTGGTTACGTGATTGGCCTAGGGCTGCTTCTGCTGGCACTGCTGTGTGCCTTGGCAGCTGGAGGAGGGGTCAGGGAAGTTGCCATACTCCTCTGGACCCCCAGCGTGGGAGTGCTGCTGGGGGCGGGTGCAGTCTACCTCTTCCACATGCAGGAGGCCAAGGGCTTATCGAGGGCTCGCGCTGAGCTCCAGCACGTGCTGGGAAGGGCAAGGGAGGCTCAGGATCTGGGCCTGGAGTCTCAGCCAGCCCTGctcctggggcagcaggagggggacGGAGCTGAGGAACAATAA
- the SMPD2 gene encoding sphingomyelin phosphodiesterase 2 isoform X3, producing MKPNFSLRLRIFNLNCWGIPYLSKHRGDRMKRLGDLLNMESFDLALLEEVWSEQDFQRLRQKLLPAYPAAHYFRSIRSRNSRSTSTPSMGTPTCSMPSTIARRTSTSHTAWPKLGNWPSSSSVHTSKKADVVLLCGDLNLHPKDLGCRLLKECTGLHDAYHETRDFKGSEEGCTMVPENCYVSQRELEPFPFGIRIDYVLYKAVSGFYISCKTLRTTTGHDPHSGTPLSDHEALMATLCVRHSPPQHTPDPTQGPAERSRLISVLKEAWTELDLGVAQARWWATFAGYVIGLGLLLLALLCALAAGGGVREVAILLWTPSVGVLLGAGAVYLFHMQEAKGLSRARAELQHVLGRAREAQDLGLESQPALLLGQQEGDGAEEQ from the exons ATGAAGCCCAACTTCTCCCTGCGCCTCAGGATCTTTAACCTCAACTGCTG GGGCATCCCCTACCTCAGCAAGCACCGCGGCGACCGCATGAAGCGCCTGGGAGACCTTCTGAACATGGAGAGCTTCGACCTGGCCCTGCtggaggag GTGTGGAGCGAGCAGGACTTCCAGCGCCTGAGGCAGAAGCTGCTGCCCGCCTACCCCGCCGCGCACTACTTCCGGAG CATCCGATCCAGGAATTCACGCAGCACGTCTACACCCTCAATGGGTACCCCTACATG CTCCATGCCGAGTACAATCGCCAGAAGGACGTCTACCTCACACACCGCGTGGCCCAAGCTTGGGAACTGGCCCAGTTCATCCAGTGT CCACACATCCAAGAAGGCCGACGTGGTTCTGCTGTGTGGGGACCTCAACCTGCACCCGAAGGACCTGGGCTGCCGCCTGCTGAAGGAGTGCACGGGCCTGCATGATGCCTACCACGAGACCCGGGACTTCAAG GGCTCTGAAGAAGGCTGCACGATGGTACCTGAGAACTGCTACGTCAGCCAGCGGGAGCTGGAGCCATTTCCCTTTGGCATCCGCATTGACTATGTGCTGTATAAG GCGGTTTCTGGGTTCTACATCTCCTGTAAGACTCTTAGGACCACTACAGGCCACGATCCTCACAGTGGCACCCCCCTCTCTGATCACGAAGCCCTGATGGCTACTCTGTGTGTGAGACACAGCCCCCCGCAGCACACCCCCGACCCTACTCAGG GACCAGCAGAAAGGTCGAGGTTGATCAGCGTATTAAAGGAGGCCTGGACAGAGCTGGACCTGGGCGTGGCTCAAGCTCGGTGGTGGGCCACCTTCGCTGGTTACGTGATTGGCCTAGGGCTGCTTCTGCTGGCACTGCTGTGTGCCTTGGCAGCTGGAGGAGGGGTCAGGGAAGTTGCCATACTCCTCTGGACCCCCAGCGTGGGAGTGCTGCTGGGGGCGGGTGCAGTCTACCTCTTCCACATGCAGGAGGCCAAGGGCTTATCGAGGGCTCGCGCTGAGCTCCAGCACGTGCTGGGAAGGGCAAGGGAGGCTCAGGATCTGGGCCTGGAGTCTCAGCCAGCCCTGctcctggggcagcaggagggggacGGAGCTGAGGAACAATAA
- the MICAL1 gene encoding F-actin-monooxygenase MICAL1 isoform X4: protein MASSASTNPAHAHFESFLQAQLCQDVLSSFQGLCGALGLEPGGGLPQYRKLKAQLNYWSAKSLWAKLDKRAEQPVYQQGRACARTKCLVVGAGPCGLRAAVELALLGARVVLVEKRTKFSRHNVLHLWPFTIHDLRALGAKKFYGRFCTGTLDHISIRQLQLLLLKVVLLLGVEIHWGVTFTGLQPPPKKGSGWRARLQPHPPAPLANYEFDVLISAAGGKFVPEGFTVREMRGKLAIGITVNFVNRRTVEETQVPEISGVARIYNQSFFQSLLKATGIDLENIVYYKDDTHYFVMTAKKQCLLRLGVLRQDWPEIDRLLGSANVVPEALQRFVRAAADFATNGKLGKLEFARDAHGRPDISAFDFTSMMRAESSARVQEKDGARLLLGLVGDCLVEPFWPLGTGVARGFLAAFDAAWMVKRWAEGAGPLEVLAERESLYQLLSQTSPENMHRNVAQYELDPATRYPTLNLRAVTPHQVQDLYDVMAKEPRRRPSDKPDAGKPATGTQEELLRWCREQTAGYPGVHVTDLSSSWADGRALCALVHRLRPGLLEPAELRGVGALEATAWALKVAEHELGIPPVLSAKAVVAGSDPLGLIAYLSHFHSTFKNTAHGPGGPEGPARQGFPGTSSAVLFLGKLQRTLQRPRAQENREDTGGKKPRLEGEAKTPSTEEPPVPESDVPLTPPSQHQEAGAGDLCALCGEHLYILERLCADGRFFHRSCFRCHTCEATLWPGGYRQHPGDGHFYCLQHLPQEGPEEDGGDQGPGSQDLPAAEEASMPSGPSPAVTPPEGTRAAPSPGQPTQPTRRLIRLSSPERQRLSSLQLTPEPELEPPPKPPRSCAALARQALEGSFVGWGMPVQSPQVLVATEEEQEQSASSSEEEEEEEEAAAGETTALGSDMEQALVTLAKNSGTMSKYPTWQRTLLRRAREEEMKRFCKAQAVQRRLHEIETALGDLEAEGMKVELALRSQGGSPEQQNTLWMEQLLQLVQKKNSLLAEEAELMITVQELNLEEKQWHLDQELRGYLNQEGALKTPADRQAEEQLLKKLLDVVNQRDTLIRFQEELRLSELA, encoded by the exons ATGGCTTCCTCCGCCTCCACCAACCCAGCACATGCCCACTTTGAGAGCTTCCTGCAGGCCCAGCTGTGCCAGGATGTGCTGAGCAGCTTCCAGGGGCTCTgcggggccctggggctggagcccGGCGGGGGGCTGCCCCAGTACCGCAAGCTCAAGGCCCAGCTCAACTACTGGAGCGCCAAGTCGCTGTGGGCCAAGCTGGACAAGCGCGCCGAGCAGCCCGTCTACCAGCAGGGCCGGGCCTGTGCCCGCACCAAG TGCCTGGTGGTGGGGGCTGGCCCGTGCGGGCTGCGGGCCGCCGTGGAGCTGGCACTGCTGGGGGCCCGCGTGGTGCTGGTGGAAAAGCGCACCAAGTTCTCTCGCCACAACGTGCTGCACCTCTGGCCCTTCACCATCCACGACCTCAGGGCCCTCGGCGCCAAGAAGTTCTATGGGCGCTTCTGCACGGGCACCCTGGACCACATCA gCATCCGGCAGCTTCAGCTGCTCTTGTTGAAAGTGGTGTTACTGCTCGGGGTGGAAATTCACTGGGGGGTCACTTTCACTGGCCTCCAGCCCCCTCCTAAAAAGG GGAGTGGCTGGCGTGCCCggctccagccccaccccccggccccacTGGCCAACTATGAATTCGACGTGCTCATCTCTGCTGCCGGAGGTAAATTCGTCCCTGAAG GCTTCACCGTGCGAGAAATGCGTGGCAAGCTGGCCATTGGCATCACGGTCAACTTTGTGAACAGGCGCACGGTGGAAGAGACGCAGGTGCCCGAGATCAGCGGCGTGGCCAGGATCTACAACCAGAGCTTCTTCCAGAGCCTGCTCAAAGCCACAG gcaTTGATCTGGAGAACATCGTGTACTATAAGGATGACACCCACTACTTTGTGATGACAGCCAAGAAGCAGTGCCTGCTGCGGCTGGGGGTGCTGCGTCAG GATTGGCCGGAGATCGACCGGCTGCTGGGCAGTGCCAACGTGGTGCCCGAGGCTCTGCAGCGCTTCGTCCGGGCGGCTGCTGACTTCGCCACCAACGGCAAGCTCGGGAAGCTGGAGTTTGCCCGGGACGCCCACGGGCGGCCTGACATCTCTGCTTTCGACTTCACGAGCATGATGCGGGCAGAGAGTTCTGCTCGAGTGCAGGAGAAGGACGGCGCCCGCctgctgctggggctggtgggggaCTGCCTGGTGGAG CCCTTCTGGCCCCTGGGCACTGGAGTGGCTCGGGGCTTCTTGGCCGCCTTTGATGCCGCCTGGATGGTGAAGCGGTGGGCAGAGGGTGCTGGGCCCCTAGAAGTGTTGGCGGAGCG GGAGAGCCTGTACCAGCTCCTCTCACAGACCTCCCCGGAAAACATGCACCGCAACGTGGCCCAGTACGAGCTGGACCCGGCCACCCGCTACCCCACCCTGAACCTCCGGGCTGTGACTCCCCATCAG GTGCAAGACTTGTATGACGTGATGGCCAAGGAGCCTAGGAGGAGACCCAGCGACAAGCCAGACGCAGGGAAGCCAGCCACAG GCACCCAGGAGGAGCTGCTGCGCTGGTGCCGGGAGCAGACGGCGGGGTACCCGGGTGTCCACGTCACCGACCTGTCCTCCTCCTGGGCCGACGGACGGGCTTTGTGCGCCTTGGTGCACCGGCTGCGGCCTGGCCTGCT GGAACCAGCAGAGCTGCGAGGGGTGGGGGCCCTGGAAGCGACAGCTTGGGCGCTCAAGGTGGCAGAGCACGAGCTGGGCATCCCGCCCGTGCTGTCCGCAAAGGCGGTGGTGGCAGGGAGCGACCCGCTGGGTCTCATCGCCTACCTCAGCCACTTCCACAGCACCTTCAAGAACACGGCCCACGGCCCGGGGGGCCCGGAGG GCCCCGCCCGCCAGGGCTTTCCCGGGACCTCCAGCGCTGTGCTGTTCCTTGGCAAGCTGCAGAGGACCCTGCAGCGGCCCCGGGCCCAG GAAAACAGGGAGGATACTGGTGGCAAGAAGCCGCGCCTGGAG GGAGAAGCTAAGACCCCAAGTACGGAGGAGCCACCTGTCCCAGAGTCTGATGTACCCCTGACACCCCCATCCCAACACCAGGAG GCCGGCGCTGGGGACCTGTGCGCACTTTGTGGGGAGCACCTCTACATCCTGGAGCGCCTCTGTGCCGACGGCCGTTTCTTTCATCGGAGCTGCTTCCGCTGCCACACCTGTGAGGCCACGCTGTGGCCAGGTGGCTACCGGCAGCACCCAGGAGATG GACACTTCTACTGCCTCCAGCACCTGCCCCAGGAGGGACCCGAAGAGGATGGCGGTGACCAAGGCCCCGGGAGTCAG GACCTCCCCGCGGCGGAGGAAGCGAGCATGCCCTCGGGGCCCTCGCCAGCCGTCACTCCCCCAGAGGGGACcagagccgccccgagccccggccAGCCCACCCAGCCCACCCGACGGCTGATCCGCCTCTCCAGCCCGGAACGCCAGCGGCTGTCCTCCCTTCAGCTCACTCCCGAGCCAGAACTGGAGCCCCCACCCAAGCCTCCCCGCAGCTGCGCCGCCTTGGCCCGCCAGGCCCTGGAGGGCAGCTTCGTGGGGTGGGGAATGCCAGTCCAGAGCCCTCAAG TTCTTGTGGCCACGGAGGAAGAGCAGGAACAGAGTGCCTCCTCcagcgaggaggaggaggaggaggaggaggcggcggcagGGGAAACCACGGCTTTGGGCTCAGACATGGAGCAG GCTCTGGTGACCTTGGCCAAGAACTCAGGCACCATGAGCAAGTACCCAACGTGGCAACGGACTCTGCTGCGCCGGGCTAGGGAGGAGGAGATGAAGCGGTTCTGCAAGGCCCAG GCTGTCCAGCGGCGACTACATGAGATTGAGACGGCTCTAGGGGACCTGGAGGCTGAGGGCATGAAGGTGGAGCTGGCCTTGAGGAGCCAGGGCG GATCCCCAGAACAGCAAAACACCCTGTGGATGGAACAGCTGCTACAGCTTGTTCAGAAGAAAAACAGCCTGCTGGCAGAGGAGGCTGAGCTCATGATCAC ggTGCAAGAGCTGAACCTGGAGGAGAAACAGTGGCATCTGGACCAGGAGCTCCGAGGCTACCTGAACCAGGAAG GAGCCCTAAAGACCCCTGCCGATCGGCAGGCTGAGGAGCAGCTCCTGAAGAAGCTGCTGGATGTGGTGAACCAGCGAGATACACTTATCCGCTTCCAGGAGGAACTCAGGCTCAGTGAGCTGGCCtga